In Acidobacteriota bacterium, one DNA window encodes the following:
- the rny gene encoding ribonuclease Y: protein MSSIQFIVVEVALAIFAVGVLVWAIRSRGSASLARAEAELEAKKVREEAKIAAEAAVRRAEANAQKTELDAKERQLKAREAADAEAAKRRAELLDQEKRLLQKEETLDKKILAAEKREQDSENRAQNLTKREKRMEELEEEAKKAAEAVVAQQRLKLEAIAGLTAEQAKRDLIRELENEARLEATGLVRRIEEDAVESANWKAKRLLSMTIQRMASDHVVETTVSVLDLPSDDMKGRIIGREGRNIRAVEAATGVDIIIDDTPEAILLSSFDPIRREVARRALERLIQDGRIHPARIEEVVEKVREELWQDVKTAGEAAAFEFGIADLHPEVVKLLGRLKYRTSYGQSVLQHSKEVGWAACHLASELGADVAVTKRAGLLHDIGKAVDREQEGTHLELGRQILKKYGESEAVIHGMECHHGDYEPRTIEAVLVNAADAISAARPGARREILETYVKRLEKLEKMTEGMKGVERTFAIQAGRELRVIVDAKKISDDECLWMSKDIAKRVEAELQYPGQIKITVIRETRAVDFAK, encoded by the coding sequence GTGAGTTCGATTCAATTCATCGTCGTCGAGGTTGCGCTCGCGATTTTCGCCGTGGGCGTCCTCGTGTGGGCCATCCGGTCCCGCGGATCGGCCTCACTCGCGAGGGCCGAGGCCGAGCTCGAGGCCAAGAAGGTCCGCGAGGAAGCCAAGATCGCCGCCGAGGCCGCCGTCCGCAGGGCGGAAGCCAACGCCCAGAAGACCGAGCTGGACGCCAAGGAGCGGCAGCTCAAGGCCCGCGAGGCCGCGGACGCCGAGGCCGCCAAGCGTCGAGCCGAGCTTCTCGACCAGGAAAAGCGCCTCCTCCAGAAGGAAGAGACGCTCGACAAGAAGATCCTCGCGGCCGAGAAGCGCGAGCAGGACTCGGAGAACCGCGCCCAGAACCTCACGAAGCGCGAGAAGCGCATGGAGGAGCTGGAGGAAGAGGCGAAGAAGGCCGCAGAGGCCGTCGTCGCCCAGCAGCGCTTGAAGCTCGAGGCCATCGCCGGCCTGACGGCCGAGCAGGCCAAGCGCGACCTCATCCGCGAGCTCGAGAACGAGGCCCGCCTCGAGGCGACGGGTCTCGTCCGCCGCATCGAGGAAGATGCCGTCGAGAGCGCGAACTGGAAGGCGAAGCGCCTCCTCTCGATGACGATCCAGCGCATGGCGTCCGACCACGTCGTCGAGACGACCGTGTCGGTTCTCGACCTCCCGTCCGACGACATGAAGGGCCGCATCATCGGCCGCGAGGGCCGGAACATCCGCGCCGTCGAGGCCGCGACGGGCGTCGACATCATCATCGACGACACGCCGGAGGCGATCCTCCTCTCCTCGTTCGACCCGATCCGCCGCGAAGTCGCGCGCCGCGCGCTCGAGCGCCTCATCCAGGACGGGCGCATCCACCCGGCCCGCATCGAGGAAGTCGTCGAGAAGGTCCGGGAGGAGCTCTGGCAGGACGTCAAGACGGCCGGCGAAGCCGCGGCGTTCGAGTTCGGCATCGCCGACCTGCACCCCGAGGTCGTCAAGCTCCTCGGCCGCCTCAAATACCGCACGAGCTACGGGCAGAGCGTCCTCCAGCACTCGAAGGAAGTCGGCTGGGCCGCGTGCCACCTCGCGAGCGAGCTGGGCGCGGACGTCGCCGTGACGAAGCGCGCGGGGCTCCTCCACGACATCGGCAAGGCCGTCGACCGCGAGCAGGAGGGCACGCACCTCGAGCTCGGACGGCAGATCCTGAAGAAGTACGGCGAGAGCGAGGCCGTCATCCACGGGATGGAGTGCCACCACGGCGACTACGAGCCGCGCACGATCGAGGCGGTCCTCGTGAACGCGGCGGACGCGATTTCGGCGGCCCGCCCCGGCGCCCGCCGCGAGATCCTCGAGACCTACGTCAAGCGCCTCGAGAAGCTCGAGAAGATGACGGAAGGGATGAAGGGCGTCGAGCGCACGTTCGCGATCCAGGCGGGACGCGAGCTGCGCGTGATCGTGGACGCGAAGAAGATCTCGGACGACGAGTGCCTGTGGATGTCGAAGGACATCGCCAAGCGCGTCGAGGCCGAGCTTCAGTACCCCGGGCAGATCAAGATCACGGTGATTCGAGAGACGAGGGCCGTTGATTTTGCCAAATAG
- a CDS encoding YmdB family metallophosphoesterase, giving the protein MKLLFVGDVVGKPGRRALGLLEKLIAREHVDFTVVNIENAAGGFGVTAELFADMSKLPIDVFTSGNHIWDKKDFVPLLDDLENLLRPANYPPGNPGRGWTIQTTQGGIPVGVVNLQGQVFMANTDSPFRVGDAVLAEMRAKRPEMKVVLIDIHAEATSEKQAIGWWFDGRASLVIGTHTHVPTADARILPKGTAYQGDAGMTGAYEGIIGFDPKHILEKFLHQTPRSMETATRDVRLCGAIVDVDEATGKARTITSIQEKLAT; this is encoded by the coding sequence TTGAAGCTCTTGTTCGTCGGTGATGTGGTTGGCAAGCCCGGGCGCCGGGCTCTCGGCCTGCTCGAGAAGCTGATCGCGCGCGAGCACGTCGACTTCACGGTCGTGAACATCGAGAACGCGGCCGGCGGGTTCGGCGTGACGGCGGAGCTTTTCGCCGACATGTCGAAGCTCCCGATCGACGTCTTCACGTCGGGAAACCACATCTGGGACAAAAAGGACTTCGTTCCCCTCCTCGACGACCTCGAGAACCTCCTGCGCCCCGCCAACTACCCGCCGGGCAATCCGGGCCGGGGCTGGACGATCCAGACGACGCAGGGCGGGATCCCCGTCGGCGTCGTGAACCTGCAGGGGCAGGTCTTCATGGCGAACACGGACTCGCCGTTCCGCGTCGGCGACGCGGTGCTCGCCGAAATGCGCGCCAAGCGGCCGGAGATGAAGGTCGTCCTGATCGACATTCACGCCGAGGCGACGTCCGAGAAGCAGGCGATCGGCTGGTGGTTCGACGGCCGCGCGTCGCTCGTGATCGGCACGCACACGCACGTCCCGACGGCCGACGCCCGGATCCTGCCGAAGGGCACCGCCTATCAGGGCGACGCCGGCATGACGGGCGCCTACGAGGGGATCATCGGGTTCGACCCGAAGCACATCCTCGAGAAGTTCCTCCACCAGACGCCGCGCTCCATGGAGACGGCCACCCGCGACGTGCGCCTCTGCGGCGCCATCGTGGACGTGGACGAGGCGACGGGGAAGGCCCGCACGATCACCTCGATCCAGGAGAAGCTGGCCACCTGA
- a CDS encoding DUF2029 domain-containing protein — translation MDKRTRLLALAVFAVTFAFAAEPLLTGRGTDFRAYLEAANALRAGHDPYAGVYPYLYPPLLALVLVPLTFLPPAAAAWIWAAASAAALAASAAFVAKGSARVLVLALLFAPFAATQWNLQANAFVLLLLVLARDRLDRGFEGSGGALLGLSIALKPFGLLAACALALAGRWRAALAAGAAAVLPFVLVVPFLGGSGAVDAAGSVKRILSSSWVETYGGNVALNGSLDRLLPEGAGSSRHRAVGLAIAGWTLALVAAAAAGAVRGGKRLRPSAVVDAALAATLLGASSSWLHHSTVLFPAVAALGPPAQMAVVALYGVAAAWRAFAGLGVAGGAAASFAGTAALAAVWFLASRRAAEPC, via the coding sequence GTGGACAAGCGCACGCGGCTCCTCGCCCTCGCGGTCTTCGCGGTCACGTTCGCGTTTGCGGCCGAGCCGCTTCTCACCGGGCGGGGCACGGACTTCCGCGCCTACCTCGAGGCCGCGAACGCGTTGCGCGCCGGTCACGACCCGTATGCGGGCGTGTATCCGTACCTTTACCCGCCGCTCCTCGCGCTCGTCCTCGTGCCGCTCACGTTCCTGCCGCCCGCGGCGGCGGCGTGGATCTGGGCCGCGGCCTCTGCGGCGGCGCTCGCCGCGAGCGCCGCGTTCGTCGCGAAGGGCTCCGCGCGCGTCCTCGTCCTCGCGCTCCTCTTCGCGCCGTTCGCCGCGACGCAGTGGAACCTCCAGGCGAACGCGTTCGTCCTTCTCCTCCTCGTTCTCGCGCGCGACCGTCTGGACCGCGGGTTCGAAGGGAGCGGCGGGGCGCTCCTCGGCCTCTCGATCGCCCTCAAGCCCTTCGGCCTCCTCGCCGCGTGCGCCCTCGCCCTCGCGGGGCGGTGGCGCGCGGCCCTGGCCGCGGGCGCGGCGGCGGTCCTCCCGTTCGTCCTCGTCGTGCCGTTCCTGGGAGGGTCGGGAGCGGTCGACGCGGCGGGTTCGGTGAAGCGGATTCTCTCGTCCTCCTGGGTCGAGACGTACGGCGGAAACGTGGCGCTGAACGGCTCGCTCGACCGCCTCCTCCCGGAGGGCGCGGGCTCCTCCCGCCACCGGGCGGTGGGCCTCGCGATCGCGGGCTGGACGCTCGCCCTCGTCGCCGCCGCCGCCGCGGGCGCCGTCCGAGGCGGAAAGCGCCTGCGCCCGTCGGCGGTCGTGGACGCGGCGCTCGCCGCGACCCTCCTCGGCGCCTCGTCGTCGTGGCTGCACCACTCGACGGTTCTCTTCCCGGCCGTCGCGGCGCTCGGCCCGCCCGCGCAGATGGCCGTCGTCGCGCTGTACGGCGTCGCGGCGGCATGGCGCGCGTTCGCGGGGCTCGGCGTCGCCGGCGGCGCCGCGGCCTCGTTCGCCGGAACAGCGGCGCTCGCCGCAGTGTGGTTCCTCGCGTCCCGCCGGGCCGCGGAACCCTGCTAG
- a CDS encoding O-antigen ligase family protein gives MFFLLGIGCVPGIGVANVGLALCLVSALAWRWQARKAGEDFLGPFRRTTPVHRPIAAFVFLSVVSCVFSTLPSKSLLQIKGYGTFLLVVFTAALLDDEADVKLAVDVWRTTALYLVLRGFAEWISGSPSLDFRIAGGLSVYMTYAGLLLVLVPLLGARGVSGGSRWARVADVAVALAGALAMALTLTRGAYLGLAVAVVAVLLAARPRLALAAPFAIALFFVLMPLPVRDRLASATNPRDVTMNDRVAMWKAGRAMVADHPATGVGPGRVKALYPSYRVPGFVNPIPGHLHNNVVMIAAETGIPSLLAYLAFVGAFFLGALRILRRTPRGDPARGVTLGAIGAMAALFAAGMFEYNFGDVEVLMATLVVATLPFAAVRSARPAD, from the coding sequence GTGTTCTTCCTGCTCGGCATCGGATGCGTGCCGGGCATCGGCGTCGCGAACGTCGGTCTCGCGCTCTGCCTCGTGTCGGCGCTCGCGTGGCGGTGGCAGGCGCGGAAGGCGGGGGAGGACTTCCTCGGGCCGTTCCGGCGGACGACGCCGGTCCACCGGCCCATCGCGGCGTTCGTCTTCCTCTCGGTCGTCTCGTGCGTCTTCTCGACGCTTCCGTCGAAGTCGCTGCTCCAGATCAAGGGCTATGGGACCTTCCTGCTCGTCGTCTTCACCGCGGCGCTCCTCGACGACGAGGCGGACGTGAAGCTCGCCGTGGACGTGTGGCGTACGACCGCCCTCTACCTCGTCCTGCGCGGCTTCGCGGAGTGGATCTCCGGTTCGCCGAGCCTCGATTTCCGGATCGCGGGCGGCCTCTCCGTCTACATGACGTACGCGGGGCTCCTCCTCGTCCTCGTGCCGCTGCTCGGCGCGCGCGGGGTCTCGGGAGGATCGCGCTGGGCGCGGGTCGCCGACGTCGCCGTCGCGCTCGCGGGCGCGCTCGCGATGGCCCTCACGCTGACGCGCGGCGCCTACCTGGGCCTCGCCGTCGCCGTCGTCGCCGTCCTTCTCGCGGCGCGGCCGCGTCTCGCGCTCGCCGCGCCCTTCGCGATCGCGCTCTTCTTCGTCCTGATGCCGCTGCCGGTCCGGGACCGGCTCGCCTCTGCGACGAACCCGCGCGACGTGACGATGAACGATCGCGTCGCGATGTGGAAGGCGGGCCGGGCCATGGTCGCGGACCACCCGGCGACGGGCGTCGGGCCCGGTCGCGTCAAGGCGCTCTACCCCTCGTACCGCGTGCCTGGATTCGTCAACCCGATTCCGGGCCACCTCCACAACAACGTCGTCATGATCGCGGCGGAGACGGGGATCCCCTCCCTGCTCGCGTACCTCGCGTTCGTGGGGGCGTTCTTCCTCGGGGCGCTCCGGATCCTGCGCCGCACGCCGCGCGGTGATCCCGCGCGGGGCGTCACGCTCGGGGCCATCGGCGCGATGGCGGCGCTCTTCGCTGCCGGGATGTTCGAGTACAACTTCGGCGACGTCGAGGTCCTCATGGCGACGCTCGTCGTCGCGACGCTGCCGTTCGCCGCCGTCCGCTCCGCCCGCCCCGCCGACTAG
- the xseA gene encoding exodeoxyribonuclease VII large subunit — MSSRFPGRVYPLRGGAPRRVAETQLSLGDAGPESTAMTVSQVIAEINGMLRTGFPNVWVRGEVSGFRGPAASGHCFFSLKDESGSATLRVKVFASDFRRIPFTLEEGLLVLARGTPDIYPERGELSLRIVEIQPSGIGALQLAFEQLKARLAAEGLFDAAKKRPLPLLPRRIGVVTSRHGAALRDILKVLDARFPNAHVTLYPASVQGAAAPGEIVRAVRAFSRVAGSADVVIVARGGGSKEDLAAFNDESVVRAVAASRVPVICAVGHETDVSLAELAADVRAATPSQAAEIVVGPLAQFEERLARGKRDLRISLKGRMERATHRLARLASAPAFAGFPATVSEGRLDSRAASAALFSSFQRIPSSLLSLVSRLEQSVRAWADRAAFPLLLGRVAAERRAAADRMAARVASANESLGVAVAQLEALSPLRVLARGYAIVTKEGEASPVTDAAALTPGNGVRIRLARGRAVARILSTETE; from the coding sequence ATGTCGAGCCGCTTCCCCGGGCGCGTGTATCCCCTCCGGGGCGGAGCGCCGCGCCGCGTCGCCGAGACGCAGCTCTCGCTCGGGGACGCCGGACCGGAATCGACCGCGATGACGGTGTCGCAGGTGATCGCCGAGATCAACGGGATGCTTCGGACGGGATTTCCGAACGTGTGGGTCCGCGGAGAGGTCTCGGGCTTCCGGGGGCCGGCTGCGTCCGGGCACTGCTTCTTTTCCTTGAAGGATGAATCCGGCAGCGCCACCCTCCGCGTGAAGGTCTTCGCGAGCGACTTCCGCCGCATTCCCTTCACACTCGAAGAAGGGCTTCTCGTCCTCGCGCGCGGAACGCCGGACATTTATCCGGAGCGCGGAGAGCTGTCCCTGCGCATCGTCGAGATTCAGCCTTCCGGCATCGGCGCGCTCCAGCTCGCGTTCGAGCAGCTCAAGGCGCGTCTCGCGGCCGAGGGGCTCTTCGACGCCGCGAAGAAGCGCCCGCTCCCGCTCCTGCCGCGGCGCATCGGCGTCGTGACGTCCCGGCACGGGGCTGCGCTGCGCGACATCCTGAAGGTCCTCGACGCGCGCTTCCCGAACGCGCACGTGACCCTGTATCCGGCCTCCGTGCAGGGCGCGGCGGCGCCGGGAGAGATCGTCCGCGCCGTGCGGGCGTTCTCGCGGGTGGCGGGATCGGCCGACGTCGTCATCGTGGCGCGCGGGGGCGGCTCGAAGGAGGATCTCGCCGCGTTCAACGACGAGTCCGTCGTCCGGGCCGTCGCGGCTTCGAGGGTTCCCGTGATCTGCGCGGTGGGTCACGAAACCGACGTCTCGCTCGCGGAACTCGCCGCGGACGTCCGGGCGGCCACGCCCTCGCAGGCTGCGGAGATCGTCGTCGGGCCCCTCGCGCAATTCGAGGAGCGCCTCGCGCGGGGAAAGAGGGATTTGAGGATTTCTTTGAAAGGAAGAATGGAAAGGGCCACGCACCGTCTGGCCCGGCTCGCATCGGCTCCCGCTTTCGCAGGATTTCCCGCGACCGTGTCCGAGGGCCGCCTCGATTCGCGCGCTGCATCCGCCGCCCTCTTTTCTTCCTTTCAAAGAATCCCCTCTTCTCTTCTCTCCCTCGTCTCCCGCCTCGAGCAGAGCGTGCGAGCCTGGGCCGATCGCGCCGCATTTCCGCTCCTACTCGGCCGCGTCGCGGCCGAGCGGCGCGCCGCGGCCGACCGGATGGCGGCGCGCGTCGCCTCCGCGAACGAGAGCCTCGGCGTCGCCGTTGCGCAGCTCGAGGCCCTGAGCCCGCTGCGCGTCCTCGCGCGCGGGTATGCGATCGTGACGAAGGAGGGGGAGGCGTCGCCCGTGACGGACGCCGCGGCCCTCACTCCTGGCAACGGCGTGCGCATCCGGCTGGCCCGCGGGCGCGCCGTCGCCCGCATCCTCTCGACGGAGACCGAATGA
- the xseB gene encoding exodeoxyribonuclease VII small subunit codes for MTKTKALPKNLSFEKALERLQEIVAELEDPEKGLEASLELFEEGVALSRFCRSRIDEIQKRVDVVLKETPEGLVTGPLDEEDEDDDEDASR; via the coding sequence ATGACCAAGACGAAGGCCCTGCCGAAAAACCTCTCGTTCGAGAAGGCTCTCGAACGCCTCCAGGAGATCGTGGCCGAGCTCGAGGACCCCGAGAAGGGCCTCGAGGCGAGCCTCGAGCTGTTCGAGGAAGGCGTCGCCCTGTCGCGATTCTGCCGCTCCCGGATCGACGAGATCCAGAAGCGCGTCGACGTCGTCCTGAAGGAGACGCCGGAGGGGCTCGTGACGGGCCCGCTGGACGAGGAAGACGAGGACGACGACGAGGACGCATCCCGATGA
- a CDS encoding polyprenyl synthetase family protein, whose protein sequence is MTAVRPARALPAALEARRRGIEAALSSVLPREGSEPRDLVAAMRYSVLGGGKRFRPLLFFAGAEAGPERLPEDAVDAAAALELLHTYSLVHDDLPCMDDDDLRRGQPTCHVKFGEATALLAGDALQTLGVEILATRPAGEEWAARRARAVAMTAQAIGVEGMAGGQALDLASTGKPVPPEERPQRLKRIHALKTGRLIRLSVELGALHAGADEAVLAGIARFGDTIGLLFQIADDLLDVTQDSATLGKTAGKDAEQDKLTYPSVFGLEGALRERDRALEEAHAAAAEVEGPGGLLASLAEYVAGRDR, encoded by the coding sequence ATGACGGCCGTGCGCCCCGCGCGGGCGCTTCCGGCCGCGCTCGAGGCCCGCAGACGGGGAATCGAGGCGGCCCTCTCGAGCGTCCTGCCCCGTGAGGGATCCGAGCCCCGGGACCTCGTGGCTGCGATGCGCTACAGCGTCCTCGGCGGCGGCAAGCGCTTCCGGCCGCTTCTCTTCTTCGCGGGCGCGGAGGCGGGGCCGGAGCGCCTGCCGGAGGACGCGGTGGACGCCGCGGCCGCGCTCGAGCTTCTCCACACGTACTCCCTCGTTCACGACGACCTGCCCTGCATGGACGACGACGACTTGCGCCGCGGCCAGCCGACCTGTCACGTGAAGTTCGGCGAGGCGACCGCGCTCCTCGCGGGCGACGCGCTCCAGACGCTGGGAGTGGAGATCCTCGCGACGCGCCCCGCGGGGGAGGAGTGGGCGGCCCGGCGCGCGCGAGCCGTCGCGATGACGGCGCAGGCGATCGGCGTCGAGGGGATGGCGGGTGGGCAGGCGCTCGACCTCGCGTCCACGGGAAAGCCCGTGCCCCCCGAGGAGCGGCCCCAGCGCCTCAAGCGGATTCACGCGCTGAAGACCGGCCGCCTCATCCGGCTCTCCGTCGAGCTCGGGGCGCTGCACGCCGGTGCCGACGAAGCGGTTCTCGCCGGAATCGCGCGCTTTGGGGACACGATCGGCCTCCTCTTTCAGATCGCCGACGACCTCCTCGACGTCACGCAGGATTCCGCCACCCTCGGCAAGACCGCCGGCAAGGACGCCGAACAGGACAAGCTGACGTATCCGTCGGTGTTCGGCCTCGAGGGCGCGCTGCGCGAGCGCGACCGCGCGCTCGAGGAAGCGCACGCGGCGGCGGCCGAAGTCGAGGGCCCGGGCGGCCTCCTCGCCTCGCTCGCCGAGTACGTCGCGGGCCGCGACCGGTAA
- a CDS encoding carbamoyltransferase, which yields MTAILGLSAYYHDSAACLLVDGRIVAAAQEERFTRKKHDAGFPLNAALWCLKEAALPLGKLDHVAFYDKPLVKFERLFETYLEYAPRGFASFRRAMPLWISDRLWMSEKIGKDLGWEGKILFGDHHESHAASAFYPSPYEEAAVLTMDGVGEWATSSVGLGRGNALDMLSELRFPHSIGLLYSAFTYFCGFKVNSGEYKLMGLAPYGEPKYADLIREKLVHVCDDGSIRLNMEYFTFATGLTMTGAGFERLFGGPAREAESKLTQREMDLARSIQDVTEEIVLKMARHAKKATGAKYLCMAGGVALNCVANGKLREAAIFDDLWIQPAAGDAGGAVGAALSIWHRHLGMPRESAEKRGAWRGKREEKISSSGRGEGGGGPLPPYEDGMSGAFLGPSYSSEEIAAWLESRHYPYRTIEPAVLPSAVADLLATGKVVGLLQGRMEFGPRALGGRSILGDPRSAAMQSVMNLKIKFRESFRPFAPSVLREDAARWFEFDGDSPYMLLCADVARERRRDMTDEERALWGIEKLNVPRSTIPAVTHVDYSARLQTVRKETNPVYHAILSAFRERTGCPVVVNTSFNVRGEPIVRSPEDAYRCFMRTSMDALVLENHVLVREGQPPLAESGDWRREFTLD from the coding sequence GTGACCGCGATCCTCGGCCTCTCGGCCTATTACCACGACTCGGCGGCGTGTCTCCTCGTCGACGGGAGGATCGTCGCGGCGGCGCAGGAAGAGCGCTTCACGCGGAAGAAGCACGATGCCGGCTTCCCGCTGAACGCGGCGCTCTGGTGCCTGAAGGAAGCGGCGCTCCCGCTCGGAAAGCTCGACCACGTCGCGTTCTACGACAAGCCGCTCGTGAAGTTCGAACGGCTGTTCGAGACGTACCTCGAGTACGCCCCGCGCGGCTTCGCGTCGTTCCGCAGGGCGATGCCCCTCTGGATCTCGGATCGCCTCTGGATGAGCGAGAAGATCGGGAAGGACCTCGGGTGGGAGGGGAAGATCCTGTTCGGCGACCACCACGAGTCGCACGCGGCCTCCGCGTTCTACCCGTCCCCGTACGAGGAGGCCGCGGTCCTCACGATGGACGGGGTGGGGGAGTGGGCCACGTCCTCGGTCGGCCTCGGGCGCGGGAACGCGCTCGACATGCTCTCCGAGCTGCGTTTTCCGCACTCGATCGGGCTCCTCTACTCGGCGTTCACGTACTTCTGCGGCTTCAAGGTGAACAGCGGCGAGTACAAGCTCATGGGCCTCGCGCCCTACGGCGAGCCGAAATACGCGGACCTGATCCGGGAAAAGCTCGTGCACGTCTGCGACGACGGGTCGATCCGCCTCAACATGGAGTACTTCACGTTCGCGACCGGCCTCACGATGACGGGCGCCGGGTTCGAGCGCCTCTTCGGCGGACCCGCGCGCGAGGCCGAGTCGAAGCTCACGCAGCGCGAGATGGACCTCGCACGGTCGATCCAGGACGTGACGGAGGAGATCGTCCTGAAGATGGCGCGGCACGCGAAGAAGGCGACGGGTGCGAAGTACCTCTGCATGGCCGGCGGCGTCGCGCTGAACTGCGTCGCGAACGGGAAGCTCCGCGAGGCGGCGATCTTCGACGATCTCTGGATCCAGCCCGCCGCGGGCGACGCGGGCGGTGCGGTCGGCGCGGCCCTCTCGATCTGGCACCGCCACCTCGGCATGCCGCGCGAGAGCGCGGAGAAGAGGGGAGCCTGGAGGGGGAAGAGAGAAGAGAAGATTTCTTCGAGTGGAAGAGGGGAGGGCGGCGGCGGCCCGCTGCCTCCCTACGAAGACGGCATGTCGGGCGCGTTCCTGGGTCCCTCTTACTCATCAGAAGAAATTGCTGCCTGGCTCGAGTCGCGCCATTACCCATACAGGACAATCGAACCGGCAGTGCTCCCTTCGGCGGTCGCCGACCTCCTCGCCACCGGCAAGGTCGTGGGCCTCCTGCAGGGGCGGATGGAGTTCGGGCCGCGAGCGCTCGGCGGCCGCAGCATCCTCGGCGATCCGCGTTCGGCGGCGATGCAGTCGGTCATGAACCTGAAGATCAAGTTCCGCGAGTCGTTCCGGCCCTTCGCTCCGTCGGTCCTTCGCGAGGACGCCGCTCGGTGGTTCGAGTTCGACGGGGACTCGCCGTACATGCTCCTCTGCGCGGACGTGGCCCGGGAGCGCCGTCGCGACATGACGGACGAGGAGCGCGCGCTCTGGGGGATCGAGAAGCTGAACGTCCCGCGTTCGACGATTCCGGCCGTGACGCATGTGGACTATTCGGCGCGCCTTCAGACCGTTCGGAAGGAGACGAACCCCGTTTACCACGCGATTCTTTCGGCGTTCCGGGAGCGGACGGGCTGCCCGGTCGTCGTGAACACGTCGTTCAACGTGCGCGGCGAGCCGATCGTCCGCTCGCCGGAAGACGCTTACCGCTGCTTCATGCGGACCTCGATGGACGCCCTCGTCCTCGAGAACCACGTCCTTGTCCGCGAGGGCCAGCCCCCGCTCGCGGAGAGCGGAGACTGGCGCCGCGAATTCACGCTGGACTGA
- a CDS encoding Glu/Leu/Phe/Val dehydrogenase encodes MTQSNGFLESVNRNFDAAGTFLDYPPGLLDQIKVCNSVYKFRFPVRKEGGGYEVIEAWRAEHSHHKLPVKGGIRYSPDVNEDEVLALAALMTFKCAIVDVPFGGAKGGIKIDPRKVSLEQLERITRRYTAELAKKNFIGPGIDVPAPDYGTGPREMSWIADTYAQFHPGEIDAIGCVTGKPISQGGIRGRKEATGRGVFFGVKEALADTELLKTLGMTAGLAGKRVAVQGLGNVGYHAAKFLQEGGATIVALAEWEGTIFDPKGLDVDAVVKHRAATKKITGFPGATDLAAEDVLYTECDVLVPAALENVITGANAARVKAKIVAEGANGPVTADGDAVLRQKGIVVMPDMYLNAGGVTVSYFEWLKNLSHVRFGRMEKRYEEMSAARMVKSIESATGKTLGDAERKLLIHGAAEEDLVNSGLEETMSVAFQQIRDVQRRNAKVPDLRTAAFISAIDKIAVSYMELGIFP; translated from the coding sequence ATGACCCAGTCCAACGGATTTTTGGAGAGTGTCAACCGGAATTTCGACGCCGCAGGCACATTTCTCGACTATCCCCCGGGCCTTCTCGACCAGATCAAAGTCTGTAACAGCGTCTACAAGTTCCGGTTCCCCGTCCGCAAGGAGGGCGGGGGCTACGAGGTCATCGAAGCCTGGCGCGCCGAGCACAGCCACCACAAGCTGCCCGTCAAGGGCGGCATCCGGTACTCCCCCGACGTGAACGAGGACGAGGTGCTGGCGCTCGCGGCCCTCATGACGTTCAAGTGCGCGATCGTCGACGTGCCCTTCGGCGGCGCCAAGGGCGGCATCAAGATCGACCCGCGCAAGGTCTCGCTCGAACAGCTCGAGCGCATCACGCGCCGCTACACGGCCGAGCTCGCGAAGAAGAACTTCATCGGCCCGGGAATCGACGTCCCGGCGCCCGACTACGGCACCGGCCCGCGCGAGATGTCGTGGATCGCGGACACGTACGCCCAGTTCCACCCGGGCGAGATCGACGCGATCGGGTGCGTCACGGGCAAGCCGATCAGCCAGGGGGGCATCCGGGGCCGCAAGGAAGCCACGGGGCGCGGCGTTTTCTTCGGCGTCAAGGAAGCGCTCGCGGACACGGAGCTGCTGAAGACGCTCGGCATGACGGCCGGCCTCGCCGGCAAGCGCGTGGCGGTCCAGGGCCTCGGCAACGTGGGCTACCACGCCGCCAAGTTCCTCCAGGAAGGCGGCGCGACGATCGTCGCCCTCGCCGAGTGGGAAGGGACGATCTTCGACCCGAAGGGCCTCGACGTGGACGCCGTGGTCAAGCACCGCGCCGCGACGAAGAAGATCACCGGCTTCCCCGGCGCGACGGACCTTGCGGCCGAGGACGTCCTCTACACGGAATGCGACGTGCTGGTTCCTGCCGCCCTCGAGAACGTGATCACGGGCGCGAACGCGGCGAGGGTGAAGGCGAAGATCGTCGCCGAGGGCGCGAACGGCCCGGTCACGGCCGACGGCGACGCCGTCCTGCGCCAGAAGGGCATCGTCGTGATGCCCGACATGTACCTGAACGCGGGCGGCGTCACGGTGAGCTACTTCGAGTGGCTCAAGAACCTCTCGCACGTGCGCTTCGGGCGCATGGAGAAGCGCTACGAGGAGATGAGCGCCGCGCGCATGGTCAAGTCGATCGAGAGCGCGACCGGAAAGACCCTCGGAGACGCCGAGCGCAAGCTCCTCATCCACGGCGCGGCCGAGGAAGACCTGGTCAATTCGGGCCTCGAGGAGACGATGAGCGTCGCCTTCCAGCAGATCCGCGACGTCCAGCGCCGCAACGCGAAGGTGCCGGACCTGCGCACGGCCGCCTTCATCTCGGCCATCGACAAGATCGCCGTCAGCTACATGGAGCTCGGGATCTTCCCCTGA